One Hevea brasiliensis isolate MT/VB/25A 57/8 chromosome 5, ASM3005281v1, whole genome shotgun sequence genomic region harbors:
- the LOC110668937 gene encoding probable glycosyltransferase At5g03795 isoform X1: MANSSLLLYCLGHRRFSPSFRSFFFIPTCLALFTSLIIIFYISTTSILFSGHLHPSTVRLKPHLSSGSSSNTQENIPLPLHNDSKTPLVHFPRISPLEKNDDGGYKSQRSSKLQLVFNGIYVNNEVFHDRDIFLEDYKQMNRSFKIYVYPHRRDDPFANALLPVDFEPGGNYASESYFKKVLMKSHFITKDPTKADLFFLPFSIARLRHDPRIGVGGIQDFIRDYIFNISHKYPYWNRTGGADHFYVACHSIGRSAMKKAEDVKFNAIQVVCSSSYFLSGHIAHKDASLPQVWPRQEDPPNLTSSKRKKLAFFAGSINSPVRERLLQVWRNDSEISVHFGRLTTPYADKLLGSKFCLHVKGFEVNTARIADSLYYGCVPVIIANHYDLPFTDVLNWKSFSVVVATLDIPLLKKILKAISSDKYRMLQNNVLKVRKHFQWHVPPVDYDAFYMVIYELWLRRSSVRVS, from the exons ATGGCCAACAGTTCCTTGCTCCTCTACTGCCTCGGTCACCGCCGATTTTCCCCTTCATTCAGGTCATTCTTCTTCATACCCACTTGCTTGGCTCTCTTTACTTCTCTCATTATTATCTTTTATATCTCTACTACCTCTATTCTCTTCTCCGGTCATCTTCACCCTTCTACTGTTCGCCTGAAACCTCATCTGTCATCTGGGTCCTCATCAAACACTCAAGAAAACATCCCACTTCCACTTCACAATGATTCTAAAACCCCACTTGTTCATTTTCCCAGAATTAGTCCCTTGGAGAAGAACGATGATGGTGGATATAAAAGTCAACgttcttccaaacttcaattggtcTTTAATG GAATCTATGTGAATAACGAGGTGTTCCATGATAGAGATATCTTTCTGGAAGACTATAAACAAATGAATAGAAGCTTTAAGATATACGTTTATCCTCACAGGCGAGATGATCCATTTGCAAATGCACTGTTGCCAGTGGATTTTGAACCTGGGGGCAATTATGCCAGCGAAAGTTACTTTAAGAAAGTCCTCATGAAAAGCCACTTCATCACGAAGGATCCAACAAAGGCAGATCTTTTCTTTTTGCCTTTCTCCATTGCAAGGTTGCGGCATGACCCTAGAATTGGTGTAGGAGGTATCCAGGATTTCATCAGAGATTACATCTTTAATATAAGTCACAAGTATCCATATTGGAATCGGACTGGTGGAGCTGACCATTTTTATGTTGCTTGTCATTCCATTGGACGGTCAGCAATGAAGAAAGCAGAGGATGTGAAATTTAATGCCATTCAAGTTGTCTGCTCTTCAAGCTATTTCCTTTCTGGTCACATTGCTCACAAGGATGCATCTCTGCCACAAGTTTGGCCTAGGCAAGAAGATCCTCCTAACCTTACTTCATCAAAAAG GAAGAAGCTTGCATTCTTTGCTGGATCAATCAACTCACCTGTCCGTGAAAGGCTTCTTCAAGTTTGGAGAAATGACTCTGAGATTTCTGTCCATTTTGGCCGGCTCACAACACCTTATGCTGACAAGCTACTGGGGAGTAAGTTCTGCCTCCACGTCAAAGGCTTTGAAGTAAACACAGCTCGCATCGCGGATTCGCTATATTATGGATGCGTCCCAGTTATTATCGCCAACCATTATGACCTTCCATTTACGGACGTTCTAAATTGGAAGAGCTTTTCAGTTGTTGTTGCCACTTTAGACATTCCATTGCTTAAGAAAATCCTTAAAGCAATAAGCTCTGACAAATATCGGATGTTACAAAATAATGTGTTGAAGGTGCGAAAACATTTCCAATGGCACGTTCCCCCAGTTGATTATGATGCTTTCTACatggttatttatgaattgtggctCCGACGAAGTTCTGTGAGGGTGTCCTGA
- the LOC110668937 gene encoding probable glycosyltransferase At5g03795 isoform X2, translated as MANSSLLLYCLGHRRFSPSFRSFFFIPTCLALFTSLIIIFYISTTSILFSGHLHPSTVRLKPHLSSGSSSNTQENIPLPLHNDSKTPLVHFPRISPLEKNDDGGYKSQRSSKLQLVFNGIYVNNEVFHDRDIFLEDYKQMNRSFKIYVYPHRRDDPFANALLPVDFEPGGNYASESYFKKVLMKSHFITKDPTKADLFFLPFSIARLRHDPRIGVGAMKKAEDVKFNAIQVVCSSSYFLSGHIAHKDASLPQVWPRQEDPPNLTSSKRKKLAFFAGSINSPVRERLLQVWRNDSEISVHFGRLTTPYADKLLGSKFCLHVKGFEVNTARIADSLYYGCVPVIIANHYDLPFTDVLNWKSFSVVVATLDIPLLKKILKAISSDKYRMLQNNVLKVRKHFQWHVPPVDYDAFYMVIYELWLRRSSVRVS; from the exons ATGGCCAACAGTTCCTTGCTCCTCTACTGCCTCGGTCACCGCCGATTTTCCCCTTCATTCAGGTCATTCTTCTTCATACCCACTTGCTTGGCTCTCTTTACTTCTCTCATTATTATCTTTTATATCTCTACTACCTCTATTCTCTTCTCCGGTCATCTTCACCCTTCTACTGTTCGCCTGAAACCTCATCTGTCATCTGGGTCCTCATCAAACACTCAAGAAAACATCCCACTTCCACTTCACAATGATTCTAAAACCCCACTTGTTCATTTTCCCAGAATTAGTCCCTTGGAGAAGAACGATGATGGTGGATATAAAAGTCAACgttcttccaaacttcaattggtcTTTAATG GAATCTATGTGAATAACGAGGTGTTCCATGATAGAGATATCTTTCTGGAAGACTATAAACAAATGAATAGAAGCTTTAAGATATACGTTTATCCTCACAGGCGAGATGATCCATTTGCAAATGCACTGTTGCCAGTGGATTTTGAACCTGGGGGCAATTATGCCAGCGAAAGTTACTTTAAGAAAGTCCTCATGAAAAGCCACTTCATCACGAAGGATCCAACAAAGGCAGATCTTTTCTTTTTGCCTTTCTCCATTGCAAGGTTGCGGCATGACCCTAGAATTGGTGTAGGAG CAATGAAGAAAGCAGAGGATGTGAAATTTAATGCCATTCAAGTTGTCTGCTCTTCAAGCTATTTCCTTTCTGGTCACATTGCTCACAAGGATGCATCTCTGCCACAAGTTTGGCCTAGGCAAGAAGATCCTCCTAACCTTACTTCATCAAAAAG GAAGAAGCTTGCATTCTTTGCTGGATCAATCAACTCACCTGTCCGTGAAAGGCTTCTTCAAGTTTGGAGAAATGACTCTGAGATTTCTGTCCATTTTGGCCGGCTCACAACACCTTATGCTGACAAGCTACTGGGGAGTAAGTTCTGCCTCCACGTCAAAGGCTTTGAAGTAAACACAGCTCGCATCGCGGATTCGCTATATTATGGATGCGTCCCAGTTATTATCGCCAACCATTATGACCTTCCATTTACGGACGTTCTAAATTGGAAGAGCTTTTCAGTTGTTGTTGCCACTTTAGACATTCCATTGCTTAAGAAAATCCTTAAAGCAATAAGCTCTGACAAATATCGGATGTTACAAAATAATGTGTTGAAGGTGCGAAAACATTTCCAATGGCACGTTCCCCCAGTTGATTATGATGCTTTCTACatggttatttatgaattgtggctCCGACGAAGTTCTGTGAGGGTGTCCTGA
- the LOC110668937 gene encoding probable glycosyltransferase At5g03795 isoform X3 gives MANSSLLLYCLGHRRFSPSFRISPLEKNDDGGYKSQRSSKLQLVFNGIYVNNEVFHDRDIFLEDYKQMNRSFKIYVYPHRRDDPFANALLPVDFEPGGNYASESYFKKVLMKSHFITKDPTKADLFFLPFSIARLRHDPRIGVGGIQDFIRDYIFNISHKYPYWNRTGGADHFYVACHSIGRSAMKKAEDVKFNAIQVVCSSSYFLSGHIAHKDASLPQVWPRQEDPPNLTSSKRKKLAFFAGSINSPVRERLLQVWRNDSEISVHFGRLTTPYADKLLGSKFCLHVKGFEVNTARIADSLYYGCVPVIIANHYDLPFTDVLNWKSFSVVVATLDIPLLKKILKAISSDKYRMLQNNVLKVRKHFQWHVPPVDYDAFYMVIYELWLRRSSVRVS, from the exons ATGGCCAACAGTTCCTTGCTCCTCTACTGCCTCGGTCACCGCCGATTTTCCCCTTCATTCAG AATTAGTCCCTTGGAGAAGAACGATGATGGTGGATATAAAAGTCAACgttcttccaaacttcaattggtcTTTAATG GAATCTATGTGAATAACGAGGTGTTCCATGATAGAGATATCTTTCTGGAAGACTATAAACAAATGAATAGAAGCTTTAAGATATACGTTTATCCTCACAGGCGAGATGATCCATTTGCAAATGCACTGTTGCCAGTGGATTTTGAACCTGGGGGCAATTATGCCAGCGAAAGTTACTTTAAGAAAGTCCTCATGAAAAGCCACTTCATCACGAAGGATCCAACAAAGGCAGATCTTTTCTTTTTGCCTTTCTCCATTGCAAGGTTGCGGCATGACCCTAGAATTGGTGTAGGAGGTATCCAGGATTTCATCAGAGATTACATCTTTAATATAAGTCACAAGTATCCATATTGGAATCGGACTGGTGGAGCTGACCATTTTTATGTTGCTTGTCATTCCATTGGACGGTCAGCAATGAAGAAAGCAGAGGATGTGAAATTTAATGCCATTCAAGTTGTCTGCTCTTCAAGCTATTTCCTTTCTGGTCACATTGCTCACAAGGATGCATCTCTGCCACAAGTTTGGCCTAGGCAAGAAGATCCTCCTAACCTTACTTCATCAAAAAG GAAGAAGCTTGCATTCTTTGCTGGATCAATCAACTCACCTGTCCGTGAAAGGCTTCTTCAAGTTTGGAGAAATGACTCTGAGATTTCTGTCCATTTTGGCCGGCTCACAACACCTTATGCTGACAAGCTACTGGGGAGTAAGTTCTGCCTCCACGTCAAAGGCTTTGAAGTAAACACAGCTCGCATCGCGGATTCGCTATATTATGGATGCGTCCCAGTTATTATCGCCAACCATTATGACCTTCCATTTACGGACGTTCTAAATTGGAAGAGCTTTTCAGTTGTTGTTGCCACTTTAGACATTCCATTGCTTAAGAAAATCCTTAAAGCAATAAGCTCTGACAAATATCGGATGTTACAAAATAATGTGTTGAAGGTGCGAAAACATTTCCAATGGCACGTTCCCCCAGTTGATTATGATGCTTTCTACatggttatttatgaattgtggctCCGACGAAGTTCTGTGAGGGTGTCCTGA